GTCGTGCTTCCGGCGGAGTCTGCGGAATTCCTCCAGGGCGGCCGGTGTGCGGACGGCGGCGTCCAGGGCCGCTCGCCACGCCTTTGTCTCGGATTCGGTGTCGGATTCGGATCCGGTTTCGGGTGCGGTTTCGGATACGGTTTCGGCCTTGGCGTTGGCCTTGGCCCGCGCGGTGGCCGGAGGGGCCTGCGGGACGGCGAACGCGTCCCGTAGTACGGCGGTCTCGGCCTGCCAGGGGTTGGTGCCCAGCCGGGCCGAAGCGAGTGCGTGGTCGAGATCGGCGCGGACCGGCACCGCGCCGAGGCTGCGGAGCAGCGTCAGTGTGGACGGGCCGTCGGCGGGTGCGCAGGGCAGCGCGCGTACCGTGTCGGCGACAGCCTGCTTCTCGACCGCCGACAGGGTCGGCGCGACCGCTTCGAGTACCGCCAGGAGGTCGTGCCGGTCTTCCGTCGCGGCCTCGGCGAGCCCGTCGAGCAGGACCTTGGTGGACCGGGCGAAGGCCCTCAGTTCCTCGGGCTTCCACGGTGCGGGGCAGAGCCGGAGCGTGAGCCGCAGTACGCGACCTCGCGCAGCGGGTTCGGAGGCGGCCAGGCGTAGCCAGTCCGGCAGCATGGGCCGAAACACCCGCAGCCGGGTGGGGTGCGGCAACTCCTCCCGTGCGGCGATGCGTAGCGCGACCGACGTGCGCCAGCCCTCCGCCTCCAGCGACGTGACGTCGAGGTCCGCTCCGGTGTCCGCACCTGCCGGCGGCGCGGCGGGCGCGGGGATCCCGTGCTTGGCCATGGCCGTCGACAGGTCCTCGATCGTCCCGCAAGCGAGGCGGACGCGGCCGGTCGCCACCAGGGCGAGCAGGGTCGGTGCGACCGGTGACGCCTGGCCGTCCAGTGCGAGGACCGAGCGCGCCGACAGGGTGCGGTCGAGGCCTTCCAGCAGCAGTTCGCGGGCGCGGCCGCCTTCGCTGTGTTCGGCGGCGGCGAGGACGGTCGCCTGGTACGCGTCGCCGAGGATGGTGCGCAGCGCCTCGATGAGCGTGCCGCGCAGGCCCGGGTTGTCGTGATGCCCGAGCCAGAAGAGCAGTGTCGGTACCGCCGTGGGCGTGCCCGCGCGGACCAGGACCTCGGCGGCGGTCCGCTTGATGTTCATGTTCGGATGGCCGAGACGTGCGGCGATCGCGGTGGAGGCCCAGCGGGCCCGCGCGTGACCGAGCGCGAGCAGCGCCTGCCGTACGGTCTGGATGTCCTGGGCGGCGGTCAGCGCGATCAACGTGGCCGACAACGCCTGTGCGTCCTCCCCCGTGGCCTCGCGGGCGAGCAACGCGATCACGTGCTTGCGCACGTGCCGGTCACGGTGGCGCAGCAGGCGGTGCACCCGCGCGCGGGTGCCCGGGTGGGGCGCTCGGAGCAGGAGTTCGAGCAGGATCGCCTGCTCGCTGCTCGACAGTCCGGGCCGGTCCAGCAGATCGAGCGCCATGGTCGCGACCAGCGCGTGTCCGGCCTCTTGTGCGGTCGCCGCGTCGAGCAGGCAGGACGGCCTGATCCGTCTCCGTTCGTGGAGGCGGCGGCCCAGGCCGTGTACGGCGACCAGGATCTCCTGGGGTACCACGGGCTCACCGGTCGGCTGTCCGCTTTCGAGTCGCGGGGCGGCTCCGCCAGGTTCCCCGGACGTCGCCAGCTCGGCCACGATGCGCAGGAGCAGGTCCGCGATGACCGGGAGCGTGCCGGCGCTGCCGTGGGCGGCCAGTCTGCACAGTGCCGCCACCGGCTCGTCCGGGTCCAGGTGGGAACTCAGGAGGGCCAGTTCTTGTTCGTCCGGGCCACCGAGGTCCGCCGCGATGCGCGCCGGCAGATCGGCGGGATCGAGGCGGACGAGGAGGGCCCGCCGCTGTGACGGATCGAGGGTCAGGTGCCACAGCACCTCAAGGGCGCGGTTCCGCACCGCGCGGAGATGCGGCGCGATCACGCCCGCGCTCTCCTCCGCGGCGAGCCCCAGCCCTTCCCTCAACGCTGTCGTCGTCCGGTGCCCGCCGATGGCCTCCAGAGCCTCCAGGGCCGCTGCGGGCGCCGACGGCAGGAGGGCGATCACGGCGTCTTCGGCATCCGCATGGCGCAACGCACGGATCGCGTCGAGGAACGGCTCCGGCGCGGGGGCCGAGGGAAGAACGCGTGTGATCGCGTCCCCGATCGGAAGCTCCCCCGCCCCCTGTCCGGCGAGGGCGACCAACAGCGTGAGCCGCCGCCGCCAGCTCGGATCGTCGGCGGCCGCATCGACCAGTTCACGGAACATCACCTGCCGGCAGGTGAACAGGATCGTCGCGACCTCGCGGGGCGGAATCGAGTGATCGGCCAGCGCCAGGCCGATGATGGACGGAACGTGCGGACCGTCCGGGAAGTGCCCGCGCCGGTGGAGCCCGCGCAGGCATGTCATCGCCGGCCCACCGAACAGCAGCGGGTCCCGTGCGGCTACGGCCGTCAACGCGCCGATGTCACTGCGGTCCGCCAGGTCTCCGAGTAGTTCCAGCGCGCGCCGACGCAGACCCGGCGGGAGGTGCGGATCGTCGATGACCTGCTGCAGGAGGCCACTGTGCCCGTGGTGGGCTGCGGCCACGAGTGCGGCCTCGGCAGCCTTGGGCCATGCGTTCACCGAATCGGCGGCGAGAAAAGGAGACAGACGCCCCGGCGGCAGGGGATCCAACGTCGCCCACGGCTGGGCGAGTTCATCCAGTGCGTCGGCGACGAGGTCTGCGCTGCCTGCGCTACCTGCAATGTCTGCGCCGAGCAGGCTGATCACGTGCTCGCGAACCAGTGCGGGAGCCAGCAGGCCGGCGTGCAGCCCCTGCCGGGCCAGCCGCAGCGCCGCGGCCTGCAGCACCGGATCACCGCTGTCCACCAGCTCGTTCACGAGTTGCTCGGGCCGGTGCGCACGGGTGGCGGTCGCTTCCCGCACCGCCTGGTACAGCAGTTCACCCCG
This genomic window from Streptomyces sp. NBC_01351 contains:
- a CDS encoding HEAT repeat domain-containing protein, with the protein product MAMTRAMAMTTPADKSFQDAVRRADVGWLAGHLDARLCPPAVFGRLIRHEDSRLRYLGLVLLTERVTSGRTGDEPEMAELAGLLPVSVEGPPEAVLVLARLHERLGPYLRGLRRPSWRTAELPVRVQIAWLCAELLNEPSVIRNEPRGELLYQAVREATATRAHRPEQLVNELVDSGDPVLQAAALRLARQGLHAGLLAPALVREHVISLLGADIAGSAGSADLVADALDELAQPWATLDPLPPGRLSPFLAADSVNAWPKAAEAALVAAAHHGHSGLLQQVIDDPHLPPGLRRRALELLGDLADRSDIGALTAVAARDPLLFGGPAMTCLRGLHRRGHFPDGPHVPSIIGLALADHSIPPREVATILFTCRQVMFRELVDAAADDPSWRRRLTLLVALAGQGAGELPIGDAITRVLPSAPAPEPFLDAIRALRHADAEDAVIALLPSAPAAALEALEAIGGHRTTTALREGLGLAAEESAGVIAPHLRAVRNRALEVLWHLTLDPSQRRALLVRLDPADLPARIAADLGGPDEQELALLSSHLDPDEPVAALCRLAAHGSAGTLPVIADLLLRIVAELATSGEPGGAAPRLESGQPTGEPVVPQEILVAVHGLGRRLHERRRIRPSCLLDAATAQEAGHALVATMALDLLDRPGLSSSEQAILLELLLRAPHPGTRARVHRLLRHRDRHVRKHVIALLAREATGEDAQALSATLIALTAAQDIQTVRQALLALGHARARWASTAIAARLGHPNMNIKRTAAEVLVRAGTPTAVPTLLFWLGHHDNPGLRGTLIEALRTILGDAYQATVLAAAEHSEGGRARELLLEGLDRTLSARSVLALDGQASPVAPTLLALVATGRVRLACGTIEDLSTAMAKHGIPAPAAPPAGADTGADLDVTSLEAEGWRTSVALRIAAREELPHPTRLRVFRPMLPDWLRLAASEPAARGRVLRLTLRLCPAPWKPEELRAFARSTKVLLDGLAEAATEDRHDLLAVLEAVAPTLSAVEKQAVADTVRALPCAPADGPSTLTLLRSLGAVPVRADLDHALASARLGTNPWQAETAVLRDAFAVPQAPPATARAKANAKAETVSETAPETGSESDTESETKAWRAALDAAVRTPAALEEFRRLRRKHDGTIPASRDRLTALIDAYAPAGTEVRAALIDWMTDVQPLDAPPWTITETAHAPAPRPRTVHIDDLDQPRSTALRDRLLAMLQASAPDRRHAAALALLEWPEPECRLPVLRAFLQGRIDVPVGVDLARTLSVIGERELRADGIRHDRVALTASRLDPWDLEPLVPLLLEWWEHDPPSSSSAAGQALGQVPADVLAEHLGDRLDAGAWGLLDLLRGRSLLRTPALTRTCRRLRAEGRDDLADQLLLVEGPLRSPDTARQDADALAALRDRSPAARAAASQPPSRQELLDLARTGDPVQIRQALTRLTEGHSAPGADQDPGLRDLIDELLHHPKPKVRLHAHRTSRAVLDRQTYLHHTSILLDDPQPDLVRTAIRTLCHATWAPAIPAVTGMLEHPHPVVRSTAAEGLIAMGTPAIPALRHAADHARPDKRSLYTEILERITATGAE